The following coding sequences are from one Epinephelus fuscoguttatus linkage group LG7, E.fuscoguttatus.final_Chr_v1 window:
- the LOC125891395 gene encoding D(4) dopamine receptor-like codes for ADAQTGGDIMNMYTFWNETTAHNETHMDTVFLIFNCTVLTLSLVLGLPGNLWVCWVVFRTKSLQTFNNALLVSLAASDLLKCSVDIPLLLFSFLRYGKDSQVSVSVCTLQQFTYALCSCVQLLTLVSISVERFQAIAFPFQTERRKARVRLWILSIWACGLILAVISLTLSRKALFYMLCRPHLGGHGDERLQYSDPFGPYVLVPVWGLSLTVIVIHYVRIFKVVKQHRKKVFSRGVQLRPTVTEHVYGWPSVPASAPRTAPPGSFIPLPPRRTVLLVAEASAPFAGSSRGGAPGRPPEIVGAVCLLTPGARERGKKRMEGRLAQRFGYIIIAFTLSWVPMVVILLINVISWQDTDKLLMELETSAMVLTCVQAAVDPLIFTLVTRQFRSELSKVLSSIPWCPLKRRV; via the exons GCAGACGCACAAACCGGCGGTGACATTATGAACATGTACACTTTCTGGAACGAAACAACCGCGCACAATGAGACTCACATGGacactgtgtttttaatattcaaCTGCACAGTCTTGACTTTATCATTAGTTTTGGGTTTACCCGGAAACTTGTGGGTTTGTTGGGTCGTTTTCAGGACCAAGAGCTTGCAGACTTTTAATAACGCGCTGCTGGTCAGCTTGGCCGCCAGTGACCTCCTGAAGTGCTCTGTGGACATACCGCTGCTGCTCTTTTCTTTCCTGCGTTACGGGAAGGACAGCCAGGTGTCGGTGTCCGTGTGCACCCTGCAGCAGTTCACCTATGCTCTGTGCAGCTGTGTCCAGCTGCTCACTCTGGTCAGCATTAGCGTGGAGCGGTTCCAAGCTATCGCGTTTCCTTTCCAAACCGAGAGGAGGAAAGCCAGGGTCCGTCTCTGGATCCTGTCCATCTGGGCATGCGGCCTCATTTTGGCTGTAATCTCTCTGACTCTTTCCAGAAAGGCGCTTTTTTACATGCTCTGCCGTCCGCACCTCGGGGGGCATGGCGACGAGCGTCTGCAATATTCGGATCCATTCGGACCCTACGTGCTGGTCCCGGTCTGGGGATTGTCTCTGACTGTGATCGTCATCCACTATGTGCGCATTTTCAAAGTTGTAAAACAGCACCGGAAGAAAGTGTTCAGCCGGGGAGTCCAGCTGAGGCCGACGGTGACGGAACATGTGTACGGCTGGCCGAGTGTGCCTgcttcagcaccacggacagctcCGCCCGGCTCCTTCATCCCGCTGCCTCCCCGCCGGACGGTGCTCCTTGTGGCCGAGGCCAGTGCCCCCTTTGCGGGCTCCTCCAGAGGGGGCGCCCCGGGGAGACCTCCGGAGATTGTGGGGGCAGTGTGTCTGCTGACACCTGGGGCCAGGGAGCGGGGCAAAAAACGGATGGAAGGCAGGCTGGCCCAGCGTTTTGGGTACATAATCATTGCGTTCACACTCTCCTGGGTGCCCATGGTGGTTATTTTGCTGATAAACGTCATCTCGTGGCAAGACACGGACAAA CTGCTGATGGAGCTGGAGACATCGGCTATGGTGCTGACCTGCGTGCAGGCTGCAGTAGATCCCCTCATCTTTACTTTAGTTACCAGACAGTTCCGCTCTGAGCTAAGCAAGGTCCTCTCCTCCATCCCATGGTGTCCCCTAAAACGGAGGGTCTGA